The sequence below is a genomic window from Lolium perenne isolate Kyuss_39 chromosome 7, Kyuss_2.0, whole genome shotgun sequence.
aagctgaagagtggagaTAAGACAGAGCACCAGCTGTTTCCAAGGCAATCCTTAAATAATCACCCCAAGACAAAGAAACACCATTATTTGGATCTGCATGGAGAACTTCAGAAAGTGAGCCACTGGATACATAATCATACACCAGCAATGGAACCTCCGTTTCGAGACAACATCCAAAGAGCTTCACAATGTTTCTGTGATTTATCTGAGTGAGGACCGCGACCTCATTGATGAATTGACTGATCTCACACTCCTCTATGACCTTAGACTTTTTTATTGCAGCCACACGTTGATCTGATAACATGCCTTTGTAAACCAAGCCATGGCCCCCACGGCCAATGACACGTGTAGGATCAAAGCTGTTTGTTGCCTTCTCAAGCTCTTCTAATGAGAAAATCGTTGTTTTGTCATTTGCGGTCTCATCAGAGGACACCAACTTTTGTAGGAGAAGACCTTTGTTCTTCCGGAAATAATTCTTCCGTAGTTGCTTCTGAACATTCTTTTTCCACCTACGCGTGAGAAGTACTGCACTGAAGCTCAGAAGTAGAACACCAAAACCAGAGGACAACCCAATAATAATACCTGCAGACGTTAAGATCTTTAAGTTCTATGTTCTATCGTGTCTATCATAAATGTAACAACGATTTAGTATTACCTAAGAGTAGAGGCTGATTTAGCTTAGTACACTGCATTTTCAATGGATCATACTTAGTCTTGCTAGGACAACTAGTACACCTGAAGCTTCCTTTGGTATTATGGCAGAACCCTTTACATTTGTTCGGTTGAAGGCATTCATTAATATCTGAGAATAACAAAGTCTTGATAAGGTGCGTTGAAAAATATGAACTTCCACTGATTCGGATTTTTTAGGCCGCCGCCATGGTCTTCATATTAACACTTTGATATACATTTTAgaaaaatatattgttcaaatagaaATAATTATACacaatgaaaatatatttcatgacaatCTATAATATCAGTTAGATATTGTCCAAGTTGATAAATATTTTGTTTCGAATAGAAATAATTGTATGTTATGAAAATATATGTCACGACTACCTATAAGAGCAACTGATATTGTGCATGTTGGTAAAAAAATCTACTGTGCATTGATCATGAAACCTGAGTTTTTTTTGGATTGCACATTTTTTAGAACTTCTTATATCATGAGTCATAGGACTAACATGGACCAAAGTAAACCATCCAGTTAACGTAAAACAGCACATCAGCCAATTACGCGAAACATAAATGAATGATAAACATCTCtgtttaaaatagccggctatagcctttCCCGCATGATGCGTCTAACTGCTATAGCCCGGCTAAACGTGCCAAAGTCCTtcaatagccggctatagccgggctatagctGTTTTGGGAGGCCGCGGCTATAgcctatagccggctatttaaaacATTGATAAACATAGAAGTAATCACTGGCTAATAGTAACATGCAGTTACTGTAATAATACATGCCTTTAAATGCATAGGCAAAACTTTGTTTTAGAGAGTTATAAGAAATAGCTAGCAGTACAATTTTCTCCAGTGGAACGGGGTGTATCATTTGTGATCCTAGAGGTAGGGAGTACCTTGACAACCACtttggatgtatggatttcctTGGAAGCCATCTGAGCATTTGCAACGGTAACCAGCATAGAACCTCTCATCAGCGCTTACTTCCACACACTTGCTGTTGATACTCACACAAGCATATCCCGACCTATTCCGTTGGGCCTCTGCGCAACTTAGATGAGCAGCAACCCATTTGACAGAGAGAAATAACCCCGATGCAGAAAAAAGACCGCTTCGTTCTGGTCCATCAGACATGGGATCCCCCAATCGTTGGTCCGCAACGGTGACATTAAAGGTCCCTTCATTAACATCCATGCCGATTATCTCCAAATCCTCATGCAACAAGAAAGCGGATGATGTTCTATTTGTGCAGTTGAAGTGAAACTCTTCCCTGGCAAAGCAGCCCTCTTCGAAGCCAAATGGGAATTGCACACTAATGTTACCACACCAACGGTTGCAATCAGCCCTGCTCAGAATCGGATTATACCCTAAATTGATCAGTAAAAGGTTAGCATGTACCAAACTACCAATGCCCAAAATGCTTCGCCACTCAATTAGGAAAAAAAATGTTACCTTTGTCATTGTTGGAGCAGCCATGTGGAATGTAGGGGTTGCCTGTATATCCATCGTTGCAGAAACAGTTGTAGCCACTTCTTGATGTCATGTAGGGGTCATCTGCAGCGTAGTTGTAGCCACACTCAGCATGGTCACTGATACAGGCAACACAGGCAGATTGATTCCCTATATCCCATGAGAGCTTTAAGCCATCAGTAGTTATGCTGATTTTATCCCACAACTGAGAGGTCTGGTTGGAGCCTGTGCTCGTGTTTTTTGTGTTGTGGACAAGTTTGAACTTATGAGTGCTGGCATAGTTTTCCACTTGTACACGACAACATCCAAAGCCATCACAGTTGTGCATAGCTACCATCTCTGTGATTTCTGGATCTGGGCACACAGTTGCGCAGATCGACCGGATGGCGTTCTCTTCAACAGAGTACACCTCCAGGTCACAGCCGGTGATGTTTAGATCAACAGAATAAAGATGGAAGGACCTCCCAGGCGGTTTCAGAGACAAGTTGTAGACATTGACACCAGGTTTCATGGGGATCGTATGAGAGAAGGAGGTCCATATAAAGTTTGAGTTCCAAACAGGATCGCCAAAGTCAGTCACCTCGGTGATGCCGTCGCGCAAGAAGAGCCTGGGGGGCTGAGTGGCGTCGTTGCAGGTGAGGTTGAAGTCAGGCCCGCGGGAGCATCTGGACCCGATGCCAAAGGGATAGGTGAAGATCACAGTGCCGCAGCTCGTTGGGCAGCCATCAagcgtgaaaccaagacgtgatgGTTGCGCCCAGTTTCCCTTGGGAGTCTGCTGGCTTGTGACAACTAGGAATGACAGAGCTGTTAGCTTTCCTAGTGACCCGAGTACCAACACAGAGATAACCAATACCAAGATGCCCATGATCGATCGACGGTTCTACACTACAACCTTGCACTATAGAAGTTGAGGCCAGGCAGCAGTGCATGCCTTCTATTCTAGGTAACACTTAATTTCATGGCTGCCTCCCTAATGCATATATTTATGGCTAGAGAGACTTACAGTTGACCCGAAAAAAACTGGAATGGGACCTGAGTGGCTATGACGCGTATTTGATTCCATGTGAAAGGACATGGTCCTGTGGATGTGGCAGTGCTGCATTTGGTGCGATGTCAAGGAGATGACCTTGACCATGGTGTACTCGAGAAGACCATGAGTGTTGACCACGGTGCATTTGATGCAATGTGAAAGGAGATGACCATGACCGTCGTCGTGCCGCAGCGGAGGGCATCACAAAGTAAAAGATAATAATTCTGACAGCTGGAGAGAAGCTACAGATACAGAATCATGTAATGTAAAAGACTAACAGATAATGAATTTCTAAGGCCTTCTCCAATAGTAGTTTCTTAGCGCGGTATCATAAGCAAAAGTGCTGATAAGGCACCATAATTAATGATGGTACAGATGGTTGTTAAGGTTTCTTggggaaaagtagattcatcaccTGTAGATGCCTGAGAGAGATTGCTTCGACACCTCTGAATCTCAGATTGCCTTGCTGCTGCATATTCATGATTACACTTGACGCGGTGTGGAAGTGAGATCGCAACTTCCACattaaaatgcaatgctacttttCTTGTTGGTCATGATGACTTAGGAGACCTCACAagtcagtcaacacattctggtccAGGTGATTTCAACCCATCAAAGGGAGCACTGAGAACCAGATGCAAGCTGGCTGAGCTCTGTAATATTGCATTTTGTGGTTTTTTGGGCTTCCAATGGTGTGTGCtgcaaaaaggaaaaaaaaagtttACTAAATGCCTCTTTAGTTTGTAGGACATTTTGCATAGAACGGTCATGTTGTCATGATCCACGGAGACGTTGCAAGTCAATCGACACCTAGATAAATCACAGAACATATTTCGATGTGGATTTTGTGAGTTTCCAAACGTTCGATCTGCACCGGAAAGGAATTACCAACATCTAGTAAGAATTAATAGCAAACATACAGATAAAAATCAAGTACGGAGTAAGAGTAATAGTTCAGTTAGCTGACAGCAATT
It includes:
- the LOC127314017 gene encoding wall-associated receptor kinase 5 isoform X2, which codes for MGILVLVISVLVLGSLGKLTALSFLVVTSQQTPKGNWAQPSRLGFTLDGCPTSCGTVIFTYPFGIGSRCSRGPDFNLTCNDATQPPRLFLRDGITEVTDFGDPVWNSNFIWTSFSHTIPMKPGVNVYNLSLKPPGRSFHLYSVDLNITGCDLEVYSVEENAIRSICATVCPDPEITEMVAMHNCDGFGCCRVQVENYASTHKFKLVHNTKNTSTGSNQTSQLWDKISITTDGLKLSWDIGNQSACVACISDHAECGYNYAADDPYMTSRSGYNCFCNDGYTGNPYIPHGCSNNDKGYNPILSRADCNRWCGNISVQFPFGFEEGCFAREEFHFNCTNRTSSAFLLHEDLEIIGMDVNEGTFNVTVADQRLGDPMSDGPERSGLFSASGLFLSVKWVAAHLSCAEAQRNRSGYACVSINSKCVEVSADERFYAGYRCKCSDGFQGNPYIQSGCQGIIIGLSSGFGVLLLSFSAVLLTRRWKKNVQKQLRKNYFRKNKGLLLQKLVSSDETANDKTTIFSLEELEKATNSFDPTRVIGRGGHGLVYKGMLSDQRVAAIKKSKVIEECEISQFINEVAVLTQINHRNIVKLFGCCLETEVPLLVYDYVSSGSLSEVLHADPNNGVSLSWGDYLRIALETAGALSYLHSSASISIFHRDVKSSNILLDVNYTAKVSDFGASRLVPIHQTHIVTNVQGTFGYLDPEYFHTRQLNEKSDVYSFGVVLVELLLRLKPVFTSESGTIQNLSNYFLQELKEGRITSIVDSQVLEEATEEEINGVSSLAELCLRLHGEERPTMKQVEMELQNLLTKRVNSCQADPSNEEKMQQIPLTRRRARTTRQSSAAELGERVDMRSGDSQRCYSLEGEFMSSASLPR
- the LOC127314017 gene encoding wall-associated receptor kinase 3 isoform X1 is translated as MGILVLVISVLVLGSLGKLTALSFLVVTSQQTPKGNWAQPSRLGFTLDGCPTSCGTVIFTYPFGIGSRCSRGPDFNLTCNDATQPPRLFLRDGITEVTDFGDPVWNSNFIWTSFSHTIPMKPGVNVYNLSLKPPGRSFHLYSVDLNITGCDLEVYSVEENAIRSICATVCPDPEITEMVAMHNCDGFGCCRVQVENYASTHKFKLVHNTKNTSTGSNQTSQLWDKISITTDGLKLSWDIGNQSACVACISDHAECGYNYAADDPYMTSRSGYNCFCNDGYTGNPYIPHGCSNNDKGYNPILSRADCNRWCGNISVQFPFGFEEGCFAREEFHFNCTNRTSSAFLLHEDLEIIGMDVNEGTFNVTVADQRLGDPMSDGPERSGLFSASGLFLSVKWVAAHLSCAEAQRNRSGYACVSINSKCVEVSADERFYAGYRCKCSDGFQGNPYIQSGCQDINECLQPNKCKGFCHNTKGSFRCTSCPSKTKYDPLKMQCTKLNQPLLLGIIIGLSSGFGVLLLSFSAVLLTRRWKKNVQKQLRKNYFRKNKGLLLQKLVSSDETANDKTTIFSLEELEKATNSFDPTRVIGRGGHGLVYKGMLSDQRVAAIKKSKVIEECEISQFINEVAVLTQINHRNIVKLFGCCLETEVPLLVYDYVSSGSLSEVLHADPNNGVSLSWGDYLRIALETAGALSYLHSSASISIFHRDVKSSNILLDVNYTAKVSDFGASRLVPIHQTHIVTNVQGTFGYLDPEYFHTRQLNEKSDVYSFGVVLVELLLRLKPVFTSESGTIQNLSNYFLQELKEGRITSIVDSQVLEEATEEEINGVSSLAELCLRLHGEERPTMKQVEMELQNLLTKRVNSCQADPSNEEKMQQIPLTRRRARTTRQSSAAELGERVDMRSGDSQRCYSLEGEFMSSASLPR